AATGACAGCTGGATTTGAGAACCTTGGTGGATCAATTCTACCAAGTTTATTTTTAAAAGATATACCAAAGGGCTGGAAATACAAAATAATGCAGAACCTCCTCAAGTACAAAATAGACCTGCTACTTGTCGTTGGTAATGAATATTCTCTTGATCTTCTCAATGAACTTTTTTCAGCTGGAGTAAGAGTGATATTAATTCCATCAGCAGATTTTGGACTAAACATCGGATCGTACAAAATGGGTTTGAATACCATTTTGAACAAGCTCAGTGAATGTATGTATTATTTCAAGAATTTCTCGAAAACATCAGGTAGAAAAACTGTACTTTGTTTATCTCAAAGGTTTAGAGACTTCGTGATTCAAATGAAAAATGTGCACAATTTTTTCATGAATGAGGTTTCTGACCAAATCTTTATCTCGTGGGATGGACATTATGATTGTACAGTGAAAATCGATGGGATTTTGAGTGCAAGTAAGCCACTCAAGAAGGATCTCTCTTTTGCTGAAGATCTTGCAAAAGTACTTTTGTCACGTTCATCTTTAAGGGGAGGAAGTATGCTCGTTTATGATGAGGATTTTGAGTTTCTCACGCTTCAGAGTTTTCGAAATACAGGGGTAATAAAGAGGGGGGAAGTAATAACATGAAAGGTGAACATCCATATGTAAAATGGGCTATCAGGAGTATCGAAGCCTGGATAAAAGAACATATAATGATCGATCCGCTTAAGGACGAAGCACCACAAGAACTTTTGAAAAGAAAATCTGGAGCCTTTGTGAGCTTGCACAAGCTGAATGGCGAATTGAGAGGGTGTATAGGTACCTATCTTCCAACCAAGGCAAATTTAGCCGAGGAGATAAGAGATAACGCAATCGCAGCTGCTACAGAGGATCCGAGATTTACACCACTCACACAGAGAGAACTTGACGAAATCGAAGTCAGTGTGGATATTTTGAGTGAACCAGAGAGAATATCAGATGTGGATCAACTCGATCCAAGAAAATATGGGGTAATAGTTGTTAGTGGCTTTAAAAGAGGACTCCTACTACCAGATTTACCGGGTGTTGATACTGTCGAACAGCAGATTAATATTGCAAAGAGAAAGGCTGGTATCTTTTCCGGTGAAAAAATCACCATATACAGATTCACTGTTGAAAGGTATCACTGAGGGGTGATTGAGTGCAAAAAATGGCGCTCTATTTCACTGGTCTTGGTGATGGAAAAGTAAGGTGTGAGCTCTGTCCACATCACTGTGTTTTATCAGAAGGGCAAATAGGGTTGTGTCTTACCAGAAAGAATCAGGACGGTGTGATGGAATTGATGAACTACGGGCAGATCACCTCGATTGCCATTGATCCCATAGAAAAGAAGCCTTTGTTCCATTTCAACCCTTCTGATAAAATACTCTCGGTTGGAACCTTTGGGTGCAATATGAAATGTGCTTTCTGCCAAAACTGGGAGATATCTCAGCAGATGACTCCAACAAGGCGAGTCCTTCCACAGCAGATAGTATCTATTGCAATTGAACGGGGCTCAAAAGGGATTGCATATACTTATAATGAACCCTTCACTTGGTTTGAATTTGTTCTTGACACCTCGAGGATAGCGGCTAAGGAAGGTTTATATAATGTCTTGGTGACAAATGGTCTTGTGG
The DNA window shown above is from Thermotoga profunda AZM34c06 and carries:
- the amrA gene encoding AmmeMemoRadiSam system protein A, whose product is MKGEHPYVKWAIRSIEAWIKEHIMIDPLKDEAPQELLKRKSGAFVSLHKLNGELRGCIGTYLPTKANLAEEIRDNAIAAATEDPRFTPLTQRELDEIEVSVDILSEPERISDVDQLDPRKYGVIVVSGFKRGLLLPDLPGVDTVEQQINIAKRKAGIFSGEKITIYRFTVERYH
- a CDS encoding 6-phosphofructokinase, which produces MRIGLLVEGVCPGFNKFIHTLVQKSENVIVGFSNGWGGLYRDESHFIDVRMTAGFENLGGSILPSLFLKDIPKGWKYKIMQNLLKYKIDLLLVVGNEYSLDLLNELFSAGVRVILIPSADFGLNIGSYKMGLNTILNKLSECMYYFKNFSKTSGRKTVLCLSQRFRDFVIQMKNVHNFFMNEVSDQIFISWDGHYDCTVKIDGILSASKPLKKDLSFAEDLAKVLLSRSSLRGGSMLVYDEDFEFLTLQSFRNTGVIKRGEVIT